A portion of the Sphaerochaeta pleomorpha str. Grapes genome contains these proteins:
- the purU gene encoding formyltetrahydrofolate deformylase, with product MASIQKKIIFLIQCEDRKGILAATATWFYSRSYNILHCQQHTDNNEGRYFMRIELDMKDLQTTRKELEDDFSLFAEEYKLQWKCRYSDYKSRVAIMVSKTSHCLYDLIARNNEGDLNCEISLIISNHPDLELIANQFRIPFYYLPITPETKQSQEEKVRSLLTRFDIDLVVLARYMQILSSDFTRAWQGKIINIHHGFLPAFQGANPYLKAYQRGVKMIGATAHYASEDLDQGPIIEQDVVRVNHELTPNGLRDVGKDVERRVLARAVQAHLESRIIIWKNRTIVFDVEG from the coding sequence ATGGCATCCATTCAGAAAAAAATCATTTTCCTTATACAATGTGAGGACCGAAAAGGAATTTTGGCCGCTACGGCTACCTGGTTCTACAGCCGTTCTTACAACATCCTGCACTGCCAGCAACATACCGACAACAATGAAGGCCGGTATTTCATGCGTATAGAACTGGATATGAAAGATTTGCAAACAACCCGAAAGGAACTCGAGGATGATTTCTCGCTGTTCGCCGAAGAGTACAAACTGCAATGGAAATGCCGGTACAGCGACTACAAGTCCAGGGTTGCCATAATGGTCAGCAAAACGAGCCATTGTCTCTATGATTTGATCGCTCGCAACAATGAAGGCGATCTCAACTGCGAGATTTCCCTTATCATCTCAAACCATCCGGACCTTGAACTCATTGCCAACCAGTTCAGGATTCCGTTCTATTACCTGCCGATAACCCCCGAGACCAAGCAAAGCCAGGAAGAGAAAGTCCGTTCCCTTCTTACCCGTTTTGATATCGATTTGGTGGTGCTTGCCAGGTACATGCAGATTCTTTCCTCCGATTTCACCAGGGCCTGGCAGGGAAAAATAATCAATATCCACCATGGGTTCCTACCTGCCTTCCAAGGGGCGAATCCGTATCTGAAAGCATACCAGAGGGGGGTCAAGATGATCGGGGCTACTGCCCACTATGCCAGCGAAGACCTCGACCAGGGACCAATCATCGAGCAGGACGTAGTACGCGTAAATCATGAGTTGACCCCCAACGGCCTGAGGGATGTAGGAAAAGATGTTGAGCGAAGGGTACTTGCACGTGCAGTGCAGGCCCATCTGGAAAGCAGGATCATAATCTGGAAAAACAGAACCATCGTTTTCGACGTCGAAGGCTAG
- the xseA gene encoding exodeoxyribonuclease VII large subunit — MNNENLLFQGELTVSDLTNLIKTTLEEGFYGLQVTGEISNFRPSSTGHWFFTLKDSQCAISAVMFKGNTWKVGFTPTEGDKVTVKGSLDVYGARGTYQIKCETMQLSGSGDILAMLEERKQYYASLAYFAADKKIPLPRTPKRVGVVTSPTGAALQDILQILQRRAPALDVLVLPATVQGENAGKTIAMRIEQANALLLCDVLIVGRGGGSLEDLLPFSEPCVIQAIHDSEIPVISAVGHEIDWALSDYVADMRSPTPSAAAELVSQGFLDNAASVRLLKQNICTAMEHRLHLATQKLSAVKTSSLTRGLSLQLERREYRLANASDGLVTAEHFLIKSNEQRLQLAEGRLQALSPLAILARGYTLVTDKKGNLIRTKEAAKVKDILTVSFVDGKRTVLVQE, encoded by the coding sequence ATGAATAATGAGAATTTGCTTTTCCAGGGAGAATTGACAGTATCTGATCTCACCAACCTCATCAAGACAACGCTTGAGGAAGGCTTTTACGGCCTGCAGGTTACCGGGGAAATTTCCAATTTCCGTCCTTCCTCAACCGGCCATTGGTTCTTTACCCTCAAGGACAGCCAATGTGCAATCTCAGCTGTAATGTTCAAGGGAAACACCTGGAAAGTCGGATTCACCCCAACCGAAGGGGATAAGGTTACCGTAAAGGGGTCCTTGGACGTCTATGGGGCCAGGGGTACCTACCAGATAAAATGTGAAACCATGCAACTTTCTGGCAGCGGTGATATTCTGGCAATGCTCGAAGAGAGGAAACAGTATTACGCCTCCCTCGCTTATTTTGCGGCCGATAAAAAAATCCCGTTGCCCAGAACTCCAAAAAGAGTGGGCGTAGTGACAAGCCCGACAGGGGCTGCCCTGCAGGATATTCTGCAGATTCTCCAAAGACGGGCCCCTGCACTTGATGTATTGGTGTTACCGGCAACCGTCCAAGGAGAAAATGCCGGGAAAACCATTGCGATGCGCATTGAACAGGCTAACGCCCTTCTCCTGTGCGACGTGCTCATCGTGGGCCGGGGCGGAGGTTCCCTGGAAGACCTGTTACCGTTCAGCGAACCTTGCGTCATACAGGCGATCCATGATTCGGAAATCCCGGTAATCAGCGCAGTCGGGCATGAGATCGACTGGGCACTTAGCGACTATGTAGCAGATATGCGGTCCCCGACCCCATCTGCCGCCGCCGAACTTGTCAGCCAGGGTTTCTTGGACAATGCAGCATCGGTACGCCTTCTCAAACAGAATATCTGCACTGCAATGGAACACCGCTTGCACCTAGCCACACAAAAATTGTCCGCAGTGAAGACCAGCAGCCTGACAAGGGGACTGTCTTTGCAGCTGGAACGCCGGGAGTACCGATTGGCAAATGCCAGCGACGGCCTTGTCACCGCGGAACATTTCCTTATCAAATCAAATGAGCAACGGCTACAATTGGCCGAAGGAAGGTTGCAAGCCCTTTCCCCGCTTGCTATACTTGCCCGGGGCTATACACTCGTTACGGATAAAAAGGGCAACCTCATCCGCACGAAAGAAGCAGCAAAAGTCAAGGATATACTTACTGTATCCTTCGTTGACGGAAAACGTACCGTGCTCGTACAGGAGTAA
- a CDS encoding phosphatase PAP2 family protein, with product MATSQNTAPFCRRRNTNSRFILGLFLFLSFSFLASFPILAEPIEIADPSPSVFGNTFQLDLKTDSLLLSGGLSLIGGSYLIDHFMLEEISTVDANTLDIHDVNWFDRWAMQPYDQTMDKVSDVLDGISLLLPGLLMLSPETGFFTVGVMYTEAIVLSYGLKEVGKTLLHRTRPYMYFDLFPEDKVADGDWNRSFPSGHTTMAFTSAAFTSYVFSSYFPDSKWKTPVILGSFAIATATAVLRVTSGNHFPTDVLGGAVIGTLSGFLVPYLHRTRPTNKLLASMNLIPNGLSFTFRV from the coding sequence ATGGCTACATCCCAAAACACAGCTCCGTTCTGCAGAAGAAGGAACACGAACTCCCGGTTTATCCTCGGATTGTTTTTGTTTCTTTCATTCAGTTTCCTTGCTTCTTTCCCGATCTTGGCAGAGCCAATCGAAATTGCAGACCCCAGCCCCTCAGTTTTTGGCAATACCTTCCAACTTGACTTGAAAACAGACAGCCTGCTGTTATCAGGAGGACTGAGCCTGATCGGAGGATCCTATCTTATCGATCATTTCATGTTGGAAGAGATTTCAACTGTCGATGCAAACACTCTGGACATACACGATGTAAACTGGTTCGACCGATGGGCGATGCAGCCATATGACCAAACGATGGATAAGGTATCGGATGTGCTCGATGGCATTTCATTGCTGCTTCCGGGACTCCTGATGCTTTCCCCCGAGACAGGTTTTTTTACCGTCGGTGTCATGTATACAGAAGCAATCGTGCTTTCCTACGGTTTAAAAGAAGTGGGGAAGACTTTGTTGCACAGAACCCGCCCCTATATGTATTTTGATCTCTTCCCGGAAGACAAGGTCGCCGATGGTGACTGGAACCGTTCCTTTCCCTCCGGCCATACGACCATGGCATTCACCAGCGCCGCCTTTACCAGTTATGTATTTTCCAGCTATTTCCCTGATTCAAAGTGGAAAACCCCTGTCATACTGGGTTCCTTCGCAATTGCAACGGCCACTGCAGTTTTGCGGGTAACAAGCGGGAACCATTTTCCCACGGACGTGCTGGGTGGGGCGGTCATCGGGACCCTTTCAGGATTTTTGGTTCCCTATCTGCACAGAACCCGTCCTACAAACAAATTGCTTGCAAGCATGAACCTGATTCCCAACGGGTTGTCCTTCACCTTTAGGGTATAA
- a CDS encoding DNA topoisomerase 3, with translation MKKLVLAEKPSVGRELARVLGCRIREKGYSEGEGYVVTWALGHLVELAQPAAYSERYRRWSLRDLPMLPDVLQQEVIDQSQEQFQVVKTLLNRADIESLIIATDAGREGELVARWIMKLSNYTGPAQRLWISSQTDSAIKEGFEKLKDASLYDNLFHAAESRAAADWYVGMNVTRALTCHYDAKLSAGRVQTPTLALMTNREDEIESFAGQFYWTLKADFGTFSASWYSSEDTIRISTEKQATELEANLVGKEGVITSLETADKNEQPPLAYDLTELQRDANMYLDFSAKQTLDVLQRLYEQYKIVTYPRTDSRYITHDIVATIPQRLRALGTTPFGSYATSFANNGFRIDEQRFVQDLQVTDHHAIIPTEQRVDLARLSNEERSLWELIVIRFLEVLSPDYEYRTTTLVANVENQKFQTRLTIPVSQGWRDVARIIGRRSAASLMVDDVDFNSSLTSLTEGSPVQIASVKLRKLSTSAPERYTEATLLSAMEHAGRFVDDANLKKRLTNGLGTPATRADMIEKLIQNNYVERKGKELVPTPKGREVVRLAPLQLRSPELTGQWEDRLAKIAEGKEASGPFIADIKKNAQELVNQVVQSGETFAPKFTNSKSCPFCKGPMMKVVDEIGQDHYICQRLSCSYEEMEVKKRVPVVKAVSETAPKEEKPKAVVKVVAKAKPVVDATGKKKVLVMKKALPKAAPLTSFSLADDKEVNMARSYTWETVTEVVRPSKLAYRGAPVREERVHSKAQEDRPWGNTGKTAFEADNASQGGGTFADFLKASKERNKRNDGKKRK, from the coding sequence TTGAAGAAACTTGTTCTTGCTGAGAAGCCGAGTGTAGGAAGGGAACTTGCCCGCGTTCTGGGATGCCGTATTCGTGAAAAGGGATATTCGGAAGGAGAAGGGTATGTTGTCACCTGGGCCCTTGGGCACTTGGTGGAGTTAGCCCAACCTGCAGCCTACAGTGAACGCTATAGGCGCTGGTCGTTGCGTGACCTTCCCATGCTACCCGATGTTTTGCAGCAGGAAGTGATCGACCAGAGCCAGGAACAGTTTCAAGTAGTGAAAACCTTGCTCAACCGTGCAGATATCGAAAGTCTGATCATTGCAACCGATGCTGGCCGAGAAGGGGAACTTGTTGCCCGTTGGATCATGAAACTCAGCAACTATACGGGACCTGCCCAGCGTCTTTGGATCAGCAGCCAGACCGATTCTGCCATTAAAGAGGGTTTTGAGAAGCTCAAGGACGCCTCATTGTATGACAACTTGTTCCATGCAGCCGAGAGCCGCGCTGCGGCCGACTGGTATGTCGGCATGAATGTTACCCGTGCCCTGACCTGTCATTACGATGCAAAATTGTCTGCAGGTAGGGTCCAGACCCCGACGCTGGCACTTATGACCAACAGGGAAGATGAGATTGAATCTTTTGCCGGTCAGTTTTATTGGACTTTGAAAGCAGATTTTGGGACATTCAGTGCTTCCTGGTATAGCAGCGAGGATACCATAAGGATTTCCACAGAGAAGCAGGCAACCGAGCTGGAAGCAAATCTGGTAGGGAAGGAAGGTGTAATAACCAGTTTGGAAACAGCCGATAAAAACGAACAGCCACCCCTTGCCTACGACCTTACCGAATTGCAGCGCGATGCAAACATGTATCTCGATTTCAGCGCGAAGCAGACTCTCGATGTCCTGCAACGCCTGTATGAACAGTATAAAATCGTTACCTACCCACGCACCGATAGCCGTTATATAACCCATGATATCGTAGCGACGATTCCCCAGCGGTTGCGGGCCCTGGGCACTACCCCCTTCGGTTCCTATGCCACTTCTTTTGCGAACAACGGGTTCCGTATAGATGAACAACGTTTCGTGCAGGACCTGCAGGTTACCGATCACCATGCAATTATCCCGACTGAGCAAAGAGTCGACCTCGCCCGGCTTTCCAATGAGGAACGCTCCCTATGGGAACTGATAGTAATTCGTTTCCTGGAAGTACTTTCCCCCGATTATGAATATAGGACCACGACCTTGGTGGCCAACGTTGAAAACCAGAAGTTCCAGACCAGGTTGACCATCCCTGTCAGTCAGGGGTGGCGGGATGTCGCACGGATTATCGGCAGGCGGAGTGCAGCTTCGCTCATGGTTGACGATGTTGATTTCAATTCCTCACTTACTTCGCTGACCGAAGGGAGTCCCGTACAGATTGCTTCAGTCAAACTCCGCAAACTTTCCACCAGTGCCCCTGAGCGCTATACCGAAGCAACTTTGCTGTCGGCAATGGAGCATGCCGGTCGGTTCGTCGATGATGCGAACTTGAAGAAGCGGTTGACAAATGGGTTGGGTACCCCTGCCACGCGCGCCGATATGATCGAAAAGCTCATCCAGAACAACTATGTCGAACGTAAAGGCAAGGAACTTGTCCCGACTCCGAAGGGCAGGGAGGTCGTCCGTCTGGCCCCGCTGCAACTCCGTTCCCCCGAACTTACCGGGCAGTGGGAAGACCGTCTTGCAAAAATTGCGGAGGGAAAGGAAGCAAGTGGCCCTTTCATTGCAGATATCAAAAAAAATGCCCAGGAACTCGTGAATCAGGTAGTACAGAGTGGCGAGACCTTTGCGCCTAAATTCACCAACTCCAAATCCTGTCCCTTCTGCAAGGGGCCCATGATGAAGGTTGTGGATGAGATTGGTCAGGACCATTATATCTGCCAGCGGCTTTCCTGCTCCTATGAAGAGATGGAAGTGAAGAAACGGGTCCCTGTCGTTAAGGCTGTATCGGAAACGGCACCCAAAGAAGAGAAACCGAAAGCAGTCGTAAAGGTTGTCGCCAAGGCCAAGCCGGTTGTCGATGCGACAGGAAAGAAAAAAGTGCTGGTAATGAAAAAGGCACTGCCGAAGGCTGCACCGCTTACGTCCTTCAGCCTTGCCGATGACAAGGAAGTCAACATGGCACGTTCCTATACCTGGGAGACGGTTACCGAGGTAGTCAGGCCAAGCAAGCTTGCCTATCGGGGTGCTCCAGTCAGGGAAGAAAGGGTGCATAGTAAGGCACAAGAGGACAGGCCTTGGGGAAATACAGGAAAAACTGCCTTTGAAGCGGATAACGCCTCGCAAGGTGGGGGTACTTTTGCAGATTTTTTGAAAGCAAGCAAAGAGCGGAATAAGCGCAATGACGGGAAAAAACGTAAGTAA
- the dapA gene encoding 4-hydroxy-tetrahydrodipicolinate synthase, producing the protein MAEKLFRGVYTAMVTPFTKKDNLDEEALRQIIEAQIHSGVDGLVPCGTTGESPTLSHDEHDRTIALTVEFADGRVPVMAGTGSNATTEAVRLSRHAQEVGANAVLLVNPYYNKPTQKGLFLHFKAIADSVDIPCILYNIKGRTGVNIETDTLIALSEACPNILGVKEASGSIEQIKSVIAKAHPGFSVLSGDDNLSLDLIQAGGDGVVSVASNICPGYISTMVHLALAGDMAAARNMEKDLAGFFKACFLETNPIPIKTAMARYHWCEESFRLPMCTFEHEENRRILYAELDKLDSLGAIRRR; encoded by the coding sequence ATGGCAGAAAAACTTTTTCGTGGGGTGTATACGGCAATGGTCACTCCGTTTACCAAGAAGGATAACCTGGACGAAGAGGCCCTTCGCCAGATTATCGAAGCACAGATACATAGTGGCGTCGACGGGTTGGTCCCTTGTGGTACTACGGGTGAAAGTCCTACCTTGAGCCATGATGAGCATGACCGTACCATCGCCTTGACCGTTGAATTTGCAGATGGAAGGGTCCCTGTGATGGCCGGAACCGGTTCGAATGCAACTACAGAGGCAGTCAGGCTTTCCCGCCATGCCCAGGAAGTAGGGGCCAATGCCGTGCTTCTGGTCAATCCCTATTATAACAAACCTACCCAGAAGGGTTTGTTTTTGCATTTCAAGGCGATTGCCGACAGTGTTGATATTCCCTGCATCCTCTATAACATCAAGGGGAGGACAGGGGTGAATATCGAGACCGATACCCTCATTGCCCTCAGCGAGGCTTGTCCCAATATTCTCGGGGTGAAGGAAGCCAGCGGAAGCATCGAGCAGATCAAGTCTGTCATTGCAAAAGCACACCCTGGTTTTTCCGTCCTCAGCGGTGATGACAACCTTTCTCTCGATCTCATCCAAGCCGGTGGTGACGGAGTAGTCTCGGTTGCCTCCAATATTTGCCCTGGTTATATTTCTACCATGGTTCACCTTGCCCTTGCAGGTGATATGGCTGCGGCAAGGAATATGGAAAAAGACCTTGCAGGGTTTTTCAAGGCCTGTTTCCTTGAGACAAACCCAATCCCAATAAAAACTGCCATGGCACGGTATCATTGGTGTGAGGAATCTTTCAGGCTTCCGATGTGTACCTTTGAACATGAGGAAAATCGCAGGATCCTCTATGCAGAACTTGACAAGCTGGACAGCTTGGGCGCAATCAGGAGGCGGTAG
- a CDS encoding 4Fe-4S dicluster domain-containing protein, which produces MPFDFSRFFGKKAKDDSDSGIKTLVVKSHKCPQSHRCPAVRVCPTGALTQKGNAAPTVNYSKCTSCGKCTRYCAFKVLTMEKK; this is translated from the coding sequence ATGCCATTTGATTTTTCACGGTTTTTCGGAAAAAAAGCCAAAGACGATTCTGATTCGGGGATAAAAACCCTTGTAGTAAAAAGCCATAAATGTCCTCAGAGTCACCGTTGCCCTGCAGTACGTGTTTGTCCGACCGGCGCACTGACACAGAAAGGGAATGCCGCCCCAACTGTCAACTACAGCAAATGCACCAGCTGCGGAAAATGTACCCGCTACTGTGCCTTCAAAGTCTTGACCATGGAGAAAAAGTGA
- a CDS encoding PAS domain-containing protein has translation MNLDYSLLTKEELIGKLEEKQLLVSQLLLEREQETRLDYAWSGNLGTWYWNIKTDTVTFNPLKATTLGYSLEELPKDVGFSFFTDKLHPDDYHKVMQSMIDHLKGTSPVYEVEYRIQAKDGSYKW, from the coding sequence GTGAACCTGGATTATAGCCTGCTCACTAAGGAAGAGCTTATCGGCAAGCTTGAGGAAAAACAGCTATTGGTCTCCCAGCTTCTCTTGGAAAGGGAACAGGAGACCAGACTCGATTACGCCTGGAGCGGAAACCTCGGTACCTGGTATTGGAACATAAAGACCGATACGGTTACTTTCAACCCACTTAAGGCAACCACCCTTGGCTATTCGCTGGAAGAATTGCCCAAGGATGTCGGGTTTTCTTTTTTTACCGATAAACTGCACCCTGACGATTACCACAAGGTAATGCAGTCGATGATTGACCATTTGAAAGGGACCAGTCCTGTCTATGAAGTCGAATATAGGATACAGGCAAAGGATGGGTCCTATAAATGGTAG
- the dapB gene encoding 4-hydroxy-tetrahydrodipicolinate reductase has translation MRIAIVGYGKMGKLIRQEALSSGHEVVAVIDPWSPAPEITALSLDALSLAGCDVAIDFTHPATIVDDIILYARLGIPAVIGTTGWYDRLEEVRETVEDLDCSIIYSGNYSLGVAVFLQVVKRAAQLFDKVGGYDSFIQEIHHAQKADSPSGTASMLADIVLENSTSKHSIVSDTLHRKREDDEIQIGSVRGGSVPGTHTVYFDSPEDTIELTHRARSRQGFAVGAIKAANWIADGRKGFFTLSDMLDDVFMNVEKA, from the coding sequence ATGAGAATCGCAATTGTCGGATACGGAAAAATGGGGAAGTTAATCAGGCAGGAAGCACTTTCCAGTGGCCATGAGGTCGTTGCCGTAATAGACCCCTGGTCACCAGCTCCTGAGATTACAGCTTTGAGTCTCGACGCCTTGTCGCTTGCAGGATGTGATGTCGCTATCGATTTTACCCATCCAGCAACTATCGTGGATGACATCATTCTCTATGCCCGCCTTGGCATTCCTGCAGTCATCGGCACTACTGGGTGGTATGACCGCCTGGAGGAAGTGAGAGAGACGGTTGAAGATCTCGATTGCTCGATTATCTATAGTGGGAATTATTCTTTGGGGGTGGCTGTTTTTCTTCAGGTGGTAAAGCGCGCGGCCCAGTTGTTCGACAAGGTCGGCGGCTATGATTCCTTTATCCAGGAAATCCACCATGCCCAGAAGGCAGACAGCCCTTCCGGTACTGCCTCCATGCTTGCTGACATTGTCCTGGAAAACAGTACCTCAAAACACTCCATTGTCTCAGATACACTGCATCGCAAACGGGAAGACGATGAGATACAGATAGGTTCGGTGCGCGGAGGCTCTGTTCCCGGCACGCATACTGTCTATTTCGATAGTCCTGAGGATACGATAGAATTGACCCATCGGGCCAGGTCCCGCCAGGGATTTGCTGTTGGTGCAATCAAAGCGGCGAATTGGATAGCAGATGGCAGGAAGGGCTTTTTCACCCTTTCGGATATGCTTGATGACGTATTTATGAATGTGGAGAAAGCATAA
- a CDS encoding DUF362 domain-containing protein, whose product MAYKITDACVACGTCLPECPSGAISEGDIYVIDPAACVDCGTCADVCPTGAIIQE is encoded by the coding sequence ATGGCTTACAAAATCACTGATGCTTGCGTTGCTTGTGGAACTTGCCTTCCAGAATGCCCCTCCGGAGCTATTTCCGAAGGAGATATCTATGTAATCGACCCAGCTGCCTGTGTTGATTGTGGCACTTGTGCCGATGTCTGTCCGACCGGTGCTATCATCCAGGAGTAA
- the xseB gene encoding exodeoxyribonuclease VII small subunit, with protein sequence MSFESDVSRVEEIVSKLNALETTLEESLALFEEGMELSKKLEKSLSEAKRKVEIVLGENPDNAEITEF encoded by the coding sequence ATGAGTTTTGAATCAGACGTATCCAGGGTGGAAGAGATCGTAAGCAAGCTCAATGCACTTGAAACGACCCTCGAAGAAAGCCTAGCCTTATTTGAAGAAGGGATGGAACTTTCCAAAAAACTGGAGAAATCCCTTTCTGAAGCTAAACGAAAAGTTGAAATCGTGCTTGGGGAAAACCCGGACAACGCCGAAATTACTGAATTCTAA
- a CDS encoding GGDEF domain-containing protein — protein MLESLESSNRMLEKLSKTDGLTGLVNHRALFEQLDVERIESQELGTPLSIALLDLDDFKSINDIYGHLAGDSVLVSIARILVENTRDCDTVGRYGGDEFLVILKNADIALACTLFEKILALVRQVPVGENNHVSMSVGICEYQGENLTEYIVHGDRNLYKAKILGKNQIACFA, from the coding sequence ATGCTGGAATCTTTGGAATCGTCGAACCGGATGTTGGAGAAGTTGTCCAAGACAGACGGTTTGACCGGTTTAGTGAATCATAGGGCCCTGTTCGAGCAATTGGATGTGGAACGGATAGAATCCCAAGAGCTGGGAACGCCTCTTTCCATCGCACTCCTTGACCTTGATGATTTCAAGAGCATAAACGATATCTATGGGCATCTTGCTGGCGACAGCGTCCTTGTCTCGATAGCCAGGATACTTGTTGAGAATACAAGGGACTGCGATACGGTAGGAAGATATGGGGGAGATGAATTTTTGGTAATCCTCAAGAATGCCGATATTGCACTTGCCTGTACTCTATTTGAGAAAATCCTGGCCCTGGTCAGACAGGTTCCTGTCGGGGAAAACAACCATGTGTCAATGAGTGTAGGCATCTGCGAATACCAAGGGGAAAATCTTACGGAGTATATTGTCCATGGGGACAGGAATCTCTATAAGGCAAAGATCTTGGGAAAGAATCAGATAGCATGTTTTGCGTAA
- a CDS encoding ammonium transporter has protein sequence MYSSVDTIWVLLGAVLVFFMQAGFAMVETGFTRAKNAGNIIMKNLMDFSLGTAAFWLLGFGLMFGLTSKGISLPFIGVPDFMVQGDYSGSYPTFAFLIFQTVFCATAATIVSGAMAERTKFISYCIYSVIISALIYPISGHWIWGGGWLSNLGFHDFAGSTAVHMVGGVAALIGAKFLGPRIGKFGPDGKPRAIPGHSLTLGALGVFILWFCWFGFNGGSTVSMTGDDTILSASKIFVTTNLAAAFASIATMILTWFRYKKPDVSMTLNGSLAGLVAITAGCDAVSPAGAAIIGIIAGVVVVFSVEFFEKVLKIDDPVGAISVHGVCGALGTLLTGLFAVDGGLFYGGGLSLLTVQAIGVGAVILWVSVTITIVFYLIKKTVGLRVTAAEEIAGLDIEEHGLVSSYADFMPVVNGFVAEESSALVVPQVTGATPVEQAVPVKTVSTGTGAAKKGGVKMTKIVIVSRQSKFTDLKKALNEIGVTGITVTHVMGCGMQKGRSEYYRGVPVDMTLLPKMQVETVVSKVPVRTVIEAAKKALYTGHIGDGKIFVFDVENVIKVRTGEEGYDALQDEVVAE, from the coding sequence ATGTATTCATCCGTAGACACGATTTGGGTCCTGCTTGGTGCCGTGCTGGTGTTCTTCATGCAAGCTGGCTTCGCGATGGTAGAAACAGGGTTCACCCGTGCAAAGAATGCCGGAAACATCATTATGAAGAACCTTATGGATTTCAGCCTGGGAACCGCAGCCTTCTGGCTCTTGGGTTTTGGCTTGATGTTTGGCCTTACCTCCAAGGGGATTTCCTTGCCGTTTATCGGGGTTCCCGATTTCATGGTCCAGGGAGACTACAGTGGTTCCTACCCAACCTTTGCCTTTTTGATTTTCCAGACAGTGTTCTGTGCAACTGCGGCAACGATTGTCAGCGGAGCAATGGCTGAAAGAACGAAATTCATTTCCTACTGTATCTATAGCGTAATTATCAGCGCTTTGATCTATCCCATCAGCGGTCACTGGATATGGGGTGGCGGCTGGTTGTCCAACCTTGGGTTCCATGACTTTGCAGGATCTACTGCAGTGCATATGGTAGGTGGCGTAGCTGCTTTGATCGGGGCAAAATTCCTCGGGCCTCGTATCGGAAAATTCGGTCCTGACGGAAAACCCCGTGCCATTCCCGGCCACAGCCTGACGCTAGGCGCCTTGGGTGTGTTCATCCTTTGGTTCTGCTGGTTCGGGTTCAACGGTGGCTCTACAGTCTCCATGACAGGGGATGACACAATCCTTTCAGCTTCAAAAATCTTCGTGACAACGAACCTTGCCGCGGCCTTCGCCTCAATAGCCACTATGATATTGACCTGGTTCCGCTATAAGAAACCCGATGTCTCGATGACACTCAACGGTTCGTTGGCAGGGCTTGTTGCCATCACAGCCGGTTGTGATGCAGTCTCTCCCGCAGGGGCGGCAATTATCGGAATCATCGCCGGGGTGGTAGTCGTCTTCTCCGTTGAATTCTTTGAGAAAGTACTGAAAATCGATGATCCTGTCGGGGCTATTTCCGTTCACGGCGTCTGTGGAGCCCTTGGAACCTTACTCACCGGTCTCTTTGCCGTTGACGGTGGCTTATTCTACGGTGGCGGGCTCTCGTTGCTTACTGTCCAGGCTATTGGCGTAGGGGCAGTAATCCTGTGGGTATCGGTTACCATTACCATTGTGTTCTACCTAATCAAAAAAACTGTTGGCCTGCGTGTCACTGCCGCAGAGGAGATTGCAGGCTTGGATATCGAGGAGCACGGACTTGTTTCTTCCTATGCGGACTTCATGCCAGTGGTAAATGGGTTTGTAGCAGAAGAAAGTTCTGCTTTGGTCGTCCCTCAGGTAACCGGGGCAACCCCCGTTGAGCAGGCCGTTCCGGTCAAAACAGTCTCCACCGGTACCGGTGCAGCCAAAAAGGGTGGGGTGAAAATGACAAAGATCGTCATTGTCAGCCGCCAGAGTAAGTTTACCGACTTGAAGAAAGCACTGAACGAGATCGGTGTTACCGGTATTACCGTAACCCATGTAATGGGCTGCGGGATGCAGAAAGGACGTAGCGAGTATTACCGTGGTGTTCCAGTCGATATGACGTTGCTTCCCAAGATGCAGGTTGAGACAGTCGTAAGCAAGGTCCCTGTACGTACTGTAATAGAGGCAGCCAAGAAAGCTCTCTACACAGGACATATAGGAGATGGGAAAATCTTTGTTTTCGATGTCGAAAATGTTATCAAGGTCAGAACCGGAGAGGAAGGCTATGACGCCCTGCAAGATGAAGTTGTTGCCGAATAG